CGACCTGCTCTAGCGCCGGGTCCTAACGGGGCCCGCCGAGCTCGTCGACGACCCGGGCGACTCCCTTCGTGGCTCTCGCCGTCTCCAACGCGGTCGTGTGGATCGGTCTCGTCGGAACCGTCCCGCGAAGCGTGACGATCCCCCCGGACGCGTGAACGCCGATCTTCAGAGCGTTTTCTCCGACCTGCTCGAAGAGCCGTCCCTTCACCCGCGCCTCGAGGAGCGCGTTGTCGAGATTCCTCTTCGCCGTCGCCGCCGCTTCGCGCGTCCGGGTCGCCGGTCCGTGCCCCAGTGTGATCCGATCTTCGACGGTTCCGACGCCCTTCACCGCGGCGGCGGCCGGTTTCGCGCCCGCCTTCGTCTCGGGCTTGTCGACTGCCCCGGAGAGGACGACGGCCGTCCCGTTCGCCTCGATCCTGATTCCGAGCGCATCGGTGCCGAACTTCTCGAGGAGCGCCGTCCTCACCTTCAGGTTGGTCACCGCGTCGTCCACCGTCGCGGCCCCGGCCTTCGCCGCGAACACGAGCGCCAGCCCCGCCAGGAGCAGAACCCCCGGGCCTCTTCTTCTCATCGCTTCTCTCCTGTCGAGAAATCTAGCGAAGCCCGTGCCATACCGTCGCGGAAGCTCGCTCGGGGACCGGGAGCGCGGGAGGCGGGTCGCGCCGGAACGTGTGTTAGCGTGGCCGCATGGGTGAAACGAAGATCATCATTCGCCGCAACGGGCCCATCCGGGTGGAAGGAGACGACATCACGATCGTCGACGCGGAGGGCAATCGCTTCGGCCTCGGCGGCCGAACGGGCGTCTCTCTCTGCCGCTGCGGGCATTCGGCGAACAAGCCCTTCTGCGATTCCACGCACGCGAAGGTCGGATTCGAGTCGGAGTGCGTTGCCCGAGAACTGCCTCCTCCCGCGCCGAAGGGCTAGCGCGGCGCCGCCGATCTACTTTCCGTCGATCGAGTAGGCGGTGAGGAATCCGGCCTCGTCCTCGATGTAGAGGTTTCCCCGCGCGACGATCGGGCTCTGCCAGTGGATACCGCCGATCCCGGCGTCGCTCCAGAGCGTTTCCCCGGTTCGCGGGTCGAGCGCTCGCACGAGTCCCGGGCGCGCGACGAAGAGCAGGCCTCCCGCGAAGGCGGGAGAGCTCGCCCCGGGCGTGATCGTCCAGCGCAGCTCGAGCCGGGAGGTCCCCGCGTCCCACTGGTAGCCGGCCACGCCGAGATCGTTGGCCACGTGGATCCAGGGCTCTCCTCCCGACGGGTCCGGCGCGCTGACGACGAGCGTCAGCACCTCGGCGCCGCCCGGCGCGCCGAGTTTCTGAATTTCCCCGCCGGTTCGTCCCGGACCGCCGTTGCCCGAAAGGTCGTCCAGACGGAGCACGCGGAGCACCCCGTCCTTCCCGACCTGGACGCCGAGATTCTCGCCGGACGAGGGCCGGAAGAGCGCGAGATCCGAGCTGCCGAGGTCCGCATCGACGTCCTGGAGGTGCTGATATTCGGCGGGCGTGTAACTGTCGACGAGGACGCCCGCGTCGGGAGAGAGCGCGAGAACCGAGTCCCCCCAGTTCGCGACGCCGTCGTAAACGCCGTTGCCGGTCGCGACGTAGATCCGGTCGGTCGCCGGCGAGTACACCGCGCCCGCGCGGGCCCACATCGCGCTCTGCACGCGTGCGCAATCGGTCGCCGGGCTTCCGCTCTCGTCGAAATGGATCGGAAGATCCGCGCACGCCGCGTTGAAGACCTTCTGCGCT
The sequence above is a segment of the Thermoanaerobaculia bacterium genome. Coding sequences within it:
- a CDS encoding BON domain-containing protein — encoded protein: MRRRGPGVLLLAGLALVFAAKAGAATVDDAVTNLKVRTALLEKFGTDALGIRIEANGTAVVLSGAVDKPETKAGAKPAAAAVKGVGTVEDRITLGHGPATRTREAAATAKRNLDNALLEARVKGRLFEQVGENALKIGVHASGGIVTLRGTVPTRPIHTTALETARATKGVARVVDELGGPR
- a CDS encoding CDGSH iron-sulfur domain-containing protein, encoding MGETKIIIRRNGPIRVEGDDITIVDAEGNRFGLGGRTGVSLCRCGHSANKPFCDSTHAKVGFESECVARELPPPAPKG
- a CDS encoding PQQ-binding-like beta-propeller repeat protein — protein: MDGGADPRRIRPRRQRHPGRIRSRAGGHDLNRIREVVLAGALALRAPILPPATNPPAAPILPRPPVRFVWPQLGFDSSHSGVNPSERAIGPSTVARLRVRFRTPLPAVADGAPAFLSAVDTPEGTRDLLFVTTKAGHLVAVDAATGEIVWARQPASGPRYTTSSPAIDPPRSFVYSYGLDGFVHRFRPGDGEEDTGAGFPQLATRKPDVEKGSSALAIATDRSGRSRLYVANGGYPGDAGDYQGHVTAIDLSNGAQKVFNAACADLPIHFDESGSPATDCARVQSAMWARAGAVYSPATDRIYVATGNGVYDGVANWGDSVLALSPDAGVLVDSYTPAEYQHLQDVDADLGSSDLALFRPSSGENLGVQVGKDGVLRVLRLDDLSGNGGPGRTGGEIQKLGAPGGAEVLTLVVSAPDPSGGEPWIHVANDLGVAGYQWDAGTSRLELRWTITPGASSPAFAGGLLFVARPGLVRALDPRTGETLWSDAGIGGIHWQSPIVARGNLYIEDEAGFLTAYSIDGK